GCCGCGATTTCAGCGCCGCCGGCTTCCGCGCCGTGCCGGGCGCCATCGTGCGCCGCTCTGCCTATATCGCCCCGGGCGTTGTGCTGATGCCGTCCTTCGTCAATCTCGGCGCCCACGTCGGGGAAGGCACCATGGTCGATACCTGGGTCACCATCGGCTCGTGCGCCCAGATCGGCAGCAACTGCCACATCTCCGGCGGCGTCGGCATCGGCGGCGTGCTTGAGCCGCTGCAGGCCGGGCCGGTGATCATCGAAGACGACTGCTTCATCGGCGCCCGCTCCGAGGTCGCCGAAGGCGTGGTGGTCGGCCGCGGCGCGGTGCTCTCCATGGGCGTGTTCCTGGGCGCGTCGACCAAGATCGTCGACCGCGAGACCGGCGAGGTGTTCGTCGGCCGCGTGCCGCCCTATTCGGTGGTGGTGCCCGGCGCGCTCCCCGGCCGCCCGCTGCCGGACGGCACGCCCGGCCCGTCGCTCGCCTGCGCCGTCATCGTCAAGCGCGTCGACGAGCGCACCCGCTCCAAGACCTCGATCAACGAACTCCTGCGCGACTGAGCGCTCCGGATTCAAGAATAGGCTTCAGGCGCCGGAAAGGGACCGTCGGGAAGGTGAACGCGAATTCACTTCCCGGCGCGCGCCCGCCGTGGTGAAGTTTCCGGCAGGAACGCATTTCGTTCCGTAAAGGCGCCGCGATCATGAGAAGACGCGGCCTTGCGCCGTGTCTTTCTCCGGGGTCGCCATGTCCATCCGTTCGCTGTTCTTCCGCTTTGACGGCCGCATCTGCCGCAAGGACTTCTGGATCGGCCATATCGCCGTCGACGTCGTCATGGCCGCACTCGGCGCGGCGCTGGTGTTCGGCAATGCCGGCATCGCCGCCTCGGTCGGCGTCGCGCCCTCGTTCGAACTCGGCGTCGCCGGCAACGTGATCGTGTCCGTGCTGATGCTGGTCGCAGTCGTCGCCGGCTTCGCGGTCGCGATCAAGCGGCTGCACGACCGCAACCGCTCGGGCTGGTTCATCCTGGTGTTCTCGATCCCGGGCTTCGCGCAGGGCCTGAACCCGGTGCTGCCGCCCGCGGCGGCGAACGCGATCCATACGGTGCTCTCGGTGGTGTTCGGCGTCTGGTACTATGTCGAACTCGGCTTTCTGCGCGGCACCGTGGGCGACAACCGCTTCGGCCCGGACCCGCTCGGCGACGCGCGCTGATGCGCGCCCCCGCGCGCGCCTCGAGGCGCGATCTGGTAGGGTGATGAGCGCCGATCGATCGCGCAGGGGCGCGCAACGGTGACTTGACCGCGCAGGCGTGCGCGGCGGCGACATCAACGGGGCGACATCGCATGGGTTTCGGGGCGCTGTTTTTCGGGTTCAACGGCCGCATCGGCCGCAAGACCTACTGGCTCGGCCATATCGGCATCTTCATCGTCGCGATCGCCGCCATCGCCGCACTGGCGGCGGCGGTGGGCGACCGCTTCCAGGCCATCGCGCCGGGCGACGAGATCACCATCTTCGCGCTGCCGGCGGGTGCGCTGGTCTTCGTGCTGGCGGTCGAGGTGATCCTGACCATCGCCTCGCTGGCGCTCACGGTGAAGCGGCTCCATGACCGCAACCGAACCGGGTGGCTGGCGCTGGTGTTCTATGTGCCGTCCTGGCTGCACAACATCCTGGCGGAATCCCCGCCGTTCGGGCCGGCGTTCTGGCTGACCTCGGTGGTCGCGGCGGTCGCCAGCCTCGCGGCGCTGTGGTTCCTGATCGAGCTCGGCTTCTTCCGCGGCACCCGCGGACCGAACCGATTCGGCGAGGATCCGGTCGGCATTTGACCATCCGTTCCAAGATCACGCCTCTTTGCAGAGATGTAACATCTGCGTCTTGATCCTGACGGTTGGTCGGTCTTATATGGCACTCGTCGAAATTGGCCGGATTTCTTGGCAGCTTCGTCACGGGATGGCCGATGCGGCCGACCGGACGGGAGAGGGCCACGAACATTTGTTCCAATCCTCGCGCAAGCCGATTGGACACGCCCGTGCGTGACGGTCGATCTCTATATCTAAGACGTGAAAGGATGTGCCATGAGCAAGGGCACAGTGAAGTGGTTCAACGCGCAGAAGGGCTACGGCTTCATTCAGCCCGATGACGGGGGCAAGGACGTGTTCGTCCACATCTCCGCCGTCGAGCGCGCGGGGCTGGACGAGCTGCGTGAAGGCCAGAAGATCGCCTACGAGATCCTGACCGACCGTCGCACGGGCAAGTCTTCGGCCGGCAATCTGCAGGCCGCCGAGT
The Pseudoxanthobacter soli DSM 19599 DNA segment above includes these coding regions:
- the dapD gene encoding 2,3,4,5-tetrahydropyridine-2,6-dicarboxylate N-succinyltransferase, encoding MTTAADTAELAAAIEAAWEDRATIDAATKGAVRDAVETTLALLDGGEIRVAEPAGEGWVVNQWAKKAVLLSFRLNPMTVISGGPGQAVWWDKVPSKFDGWTGRDFSAAGFRAVPGAIVRRSAYIAPGVVLMPSFVNLGAHVGEGTMVDTWVTIGSCAQIGSNCHISGGVGIGGVLEPLQAGPVIIEDDCFIGARSEVAEGVVVGRGAVLSMGVFLGASTKIVDRETGEVFVGRVPPYSVVVPGALPGRPLPDGTPGPSLACAVIVKRVDERTRSKTSINELLRD
- a CDS encoding DUF805 domain-containing protein — translated: MSIRSLFFRFDGRICRKDFWIGHIAVDVVMAALGAALVFGNAGIAASVGVAPSFELGVAGNVIVSVLMLVAVVAGFAVAIKRLHDRNRSGWFILVFSIPGFAQGLNPVLPPAAANAIHTVLSVVFGVWYYVELGFLRGTVGDNRFGPDPLGDAR
- a CDS encoding DUF805 domain-containing protein; its protein translation is MGFGALFFGFNGRIGRKTYWLGHIGIFIVAIAAIAALAAAVGDRFQAIAPGDEITIFALPAGALVFVLAVEVILTIASLALTVKRLHDRNRTGWLALVFYVPSWLHNILAESPPFGPAFWLTSVVAAVASLAALWFLIELGFFRGTRGPNRFGEDPVGI
- a CDS encoding cold-shock protein, with the translated sequence MSKGTVKWFNAQKGYGFIQPDDGGKDVFVHISAVERAGLDELREGQKIAYEILTDRRTGKSSAGNLQAAE